A region of Bicyclus anynana chromosome 15, ilBicAnyn1.1, whole genome shotgun sequence DNA encodes the following proteins:
- the LOC112056078 gene encoding NADH dehydrogenase [ubiquinone] flavoprotein 2, mitochondrial, which yields MLSSLRTGTQSLWRVSSRALQTTANLQHDSLFVHRDTPEDNPSIPFEFTAENQKRADALLNIYPEGHKRGAMIPLLDLAQRQNGGWLPISAMHKVADMLNLPKMRVYEVATFYTMFIRRPIGKYHLQVCTTTPCWLRGSDAVLKAITDTTGCHVGGNSPCGKFSVSEVECLGACVNAPMLQVNDDYYEDLTIEDTKEIIEKLKRDEKPKPGPRNGRFAAEPLGGLTSLTEEPTGPGYGLQDALKA from the exons ATGTTATCCAGCCTCAGGACTGGAACTCAAAGTTTG TGGAGAGTGTCATCTAGGGCTCTTCAGACAACTGCAAACTTGCAGCATGATAGCCTGTTCGTGCACCGAGACACTCCAGAAGACAACCCTAGTATACCATTCGAATTCACGGCCGAAAATCAAAAG AGAGCAGATGCCCTCCTAAACATATATCCCGAAGGTCACAAGAGGGGGGCAATGATTCCCCTTCTAGACTTGGCGCAGCGTCAGAATGGTGGTTGGCTCCCAATTTCTGCCATGCATAAAGTGGCTGATATGTTGAACCTGCCGAAAATGAGAGTTTATGAAGTTGCTACCTTTTACACTATGTTTATAAG ACGGCCAATAGGCAAATATCATTTACAAGTATGCACTACAACCCCCTGCTGGTTGAGGGGGTCAGACGCTGTTCTGAAAGCTATCACTGATACTACTGGCTGCCACGTCGGTGGGAATAGTCCATGTGGAAAGTTCTCTGTGTCTGAG GTAGAGTGTTTGGGTGCCTGTGTGAATGCTCCTATGTTACAAGTTAACGACGATTACTAT GAAGACCTAACGATTGAGGACACAAAAGAAATCATCGAGAAGTTGAAGAGAGACGAGAAACCTAAACCAGGGCCGAG GAATGGCAGGTTTGCCGCGGAGCCGCTGGGAGGTCTAACATCTCTGACGGAGGAGCCCACCGGACCAGGCTACGGGCTGCAAGACGCTCTCAAGGCGTAG